In the genome of Halobacteriovorax sp. GB3, the window TAGGTCATATGAACCATAGCTTACACCACAGAAGTAACTATCTCTTAGAAGGTAATCCATTCGGTCACAATCCAGCTCACTTGAAACAAGTTGATGAAGAAGACCAAAGTAGTTAATACCATTTACTGTGAAATATTCTGGCTCATTAGTTTGTCCGTGAATAAGATCAGCAATATATTTTCTTTCAAGGCCAAATTTCTTTTCAACGAGTAGAAAAGAATCGGCAAATGAGCTATCGGCAATGGCCTTAATCGTATAGTCCTCGTGAGTTGCCTGACGAGAAAGATCAGCATTTTCATTTGCAAGAAATTGTTTTGGAATATCGAGTTCTTTAATTGTTGGCATGACCGACTCTGTTGAGTGAGAGAGTGGGGCGTGTCCAATATCATGTAAGAGGCAGGCTAGCTTGAAGGTCTCTTTGAGTCTCAAAATATCTTTATTGTCGAGCTTATCTCTAAATAGACGATCGAAAGCTTGAGTACCAATGTGCATAACACCAATTGAGTGGATAAATCTTGTATGGGTTGCACCAGGAAAGACGTATTCAGAGAATCCAAGTTGCTTGATATTTCTCAAACGTTGAAAGAAATCAGCACGAATGATTGGAATTTCTTCTTTTAAAATATGAATAGAGCCATGGACAGGATCTCTAATTTCCATCTTTACCTCTTAGTTAATTCTTTTCTAATTTATCGGCATTTGATTTGA includes:
- a CDS encoding HD domain-containing protein codes for the protein MEIRDPVHGSIHILKEEIPIIRADFFQRLRNIKQLGFSEYVFPGATHTRFIHSIGVMHIGTQAFDRLFRDKLDNKDILRLKETFKLACLLHDIGHAPLSHSTESVMPTIKELDIPKQFLANENADLSRQATHEDYTIKAIADSSFADSFLLVEKKFGLERKYIADLIHGQTNEPEYFTVNGINYFGLLHQLVSSELDCDRMDYLLRDSYFCGVSYGSYDLDWLLDNLQPAIIDNQASLGISERAVVTFDDFLLSRYHMFVMVYFHYRAVCLEQLLMNYFQTAPNEYKIPACIEEYIEHDDHFLMKVLRNSDNKYAKAIIKNKIPDKIYESFNQNQHARLSDIRDYLNKEGIEFIHSSSTGRLSKYYTSDSSYNKSQYTMKVVRNLHNSMKKEYSDINKATDLFHKFSNSHAVNRLHCNYDELNDDQKRELIRLINNN